One region of Labrus mixtus chromosome 1, fLabMix1.1, whole genome shotgun sequence genomic DNA includes:
- the LOC132962732 gene encoding kinesin-like protein KIF23 isoform X5, producing the protein MQRPGKGKTPRRPGPKKTSSVEKDPVGVYCRIRPLGAEDEECCIEMISSSTIQLHPPDGLKANRNGEYKETQYSFKKVFGINTSQIELFEDVAKPLVEDLVHSKNGLLFTYGVTGSGKTFTMTGSPGEGGLLPRCLDMLFNSIGPWQAKRFVFKPDDKNGMEIQNQVDALLERQKRDSQQSVPKTPSSRQKADPEIADMISSEEACKSDNVDEDCCYSVFVSYVEVYNNYIYDLLEDAPFDPIRPKPPQSKLLREDQNHNMYVAGCTEVEVKSTEEAFEVFWKGQKKRRIANTQLNRESSRSHSVFMVKLAQAPLDADGDHILQDKNQVNVSQLCLVDLAGSERTSRTRAEGSRLREAGNINQSLMTLRTCMEVLRENQMCGTNKMVPYRDSKVTHLFKNYFDGEGKVRMIVCVNPKADDYDETMLVMRFAEMTQEVEIARPVDRPICGLAAGRRHRNQVFRDELSRRLEERGGPNNADDQSLMSQLIESLPALPPCELADPADDMTLPRLIEVLERRHRIRQMMTEQFDKTATTLKSMIQQFDSQLNAKENFLHDQRSKLSEKDKVIINQRAELERLEKKSKTLEYKVDILQKTTDMYEQDKRSLQQELETREQRLHRELSERRRMEQRMQGVMTDTKLKWEKECERRVNAKQMEMQNKLWVKDEKLKQLKAIVTESGSGGVGFPVERQEKPERPSRGRDHNVAQRRSASPPPLPTSTPVHLMHRRSHSAGGEKWVDHKPTSNLDLDTVMQPIIPNAIKVSAPNEKALSKCQKYVLRHQELASDGEIETKLIKGNVFKTRSGGQAVQFTDIETLKQECPTASSRKRRSGSGEGSAHIDDIENRAPVTSTSSIHGYQKRRKP; encoded by the exons atgcagAGACCGGG CAAAGGGAAAACTCCTCGGAGGCCGGGCCCAAAAAAGACTTCCAGCGTAGAGAAGGATCCTGTTGGA GTATACTGCCGTATCCGTCCTCTAGGAGCCGAAGATGAGGAATGTTGTATTGAGATGATCAGCAGCTCCACTATTCAGCTTCACCCTCCTGATGGCCTTAAAGCGAACCGCAACGGAGAATACAAAGAG acGCAGTACTCCTTTAAGAAAGTGTTTGGTATAAATACCAGTCAAATTGAGTTGTTTGAGGATGTTGCCAAGCCTCTGGTGGAAGACCTCGTTCATTCCAAGAACG gtcTGCTCTTTACATACGGTGTTACTGGAAGCGGTAAGACGTTCACCATGACTGGCTCACCCGGGGAAGGCGGATTACTCCCTCGCTGTCTGGACATGCTCTTCAACAGCATCGGACCCTGGCAGGCCAAACGATTT gTGTTCAAACCTGATGACAAAAATGGAATGGAGATCCAGAATCAAGTCGATGCTCTCCTAGAGAGACAGAAGCGGGACAGTCAGCAGTCCGTGCCCAAAACGCCATCGTCCAG GCAGAAGGCTGATCCAGAGATTGCAGATATGATCAGCTCAGAGGAGGCGTGTAAATCTGACAATGTGGATGAAGACTGCTGTTACAGCGTCTTTGTTTCCTACGTCGAGGTCTACAACAATTATATCTATGATCTCCTCGAAGATGCTCCATTTGACCCAATCAGACCTAA ACCACCTCAATCCAAACTTCTCCGAGAGGACCAGAATCACAACATGTATGTTGCCGGCTGCACAGAGGTCGAAGTGAAGTCCACAGAGGAGGCTTTTGAAGTGTTTTGGAAAG gccaaaagaaaaggaggatagCCAACACTCAACTAAATCGTGAATCCAGTCGCTCCcacagtgtgttcatggtgAAATTAGCCCAGGCTCCGCTTGATGCTGATGGGGATCACATTCTACAG GACAAAAACCAGGTGAACGTGAGCCAGCTGTGTTTGGTGGACCTGGCAGGCAGCGAGCGCACCAGCAGAACCCGGGCAGAGGGAAGCCGTCTCCGTGAAGCAG GAAATATTAACCAGTCCTTGATGACACTGCGCACATGTATGGAAGTCCTGCGTGAAAACCAGATGTGTGGAACTAATAAG ATGGTGCCATACAGGGACTCTAAAGTTACACACCTGTTTAAAAACTACTTTGATGGAGAAGGAAAAGTCCGGATGATTGTGTGTGTCAACCCAAAGGCTGATGATTATGATGAAACTATG CTGGTGATGCGTTTTGCTGAGATGACCCAGGAGGTGGAGATTGCTCGGCCAGTTGACCGGCCTATCTGTGGCCTTGCTGCTGGACGCAGACACAGAAACCAGGTCTTCAGAGATGAGCTGTCACGTCGCCTAGAAGAGAGGGGAGGTCCGAATAATGCCG ATGACCAAAGTTTAATGAGTCAGCTCATAGAAAGCCTTCCAGCCCTCCCTCCCTGTGAGCTGGCTGACCCAGCTGATGATATGACGTTGCCCCGCCTGATTGAGGTCCTGGAAAGGAGGCATCGAATCCGTCAGATGATGACAGAGCAGTTCGACAAAACTG CCACTACTCTGAAATCCATGATTCAGCAGTTTGACAGTCAGCTTAATGCAAAGGAGAACTTCCTTCATGACCAACGAAGCAAACTGAGTGAGAAAGACAAAGTCATCATCAACCAGAGAGCGGAGTTAGAACGactagaaaaaaaatccaaaacattaGAATATAAG GTCGATATCTTGCAGAAGACTACGGACATGTACGAACAGGACAAACGCTCCCTTCAGCAGGAGCTGGAGACCCGGGAGCAGAGGCTGCATAGAGAGCTGTCAGAGAGGAGGCGCATGGAGCAGCGCATGCAGGGGGTGATGACAGACACCAAACTCAAGTGGGAGAAGGAGTGT GAGAGGCGGGTAAATGCCAAGCAGATGGAGATGCAGAACAAGTTGTGGGTGAAGGATGAAAAGCTGAAGCAGCTCAAGGCCATAGTGACGGAAAGTGGCAGTGGGGGTGTTGGCTTTCCCGTCGAGCGCCAAGAGAAGCCTGAGAGGCCTTCGAGAGGGAGGGATCACAACGTGGCTCAGAGGAGGTCTGCCTCGCCGCCGCCACTTCCT ACGTCCACTCCGGTTCATCTGATGCACAGGCGCTCACACTCTGCGGGTGGGGAGAAATGGGTAGACCACAAACCAACTTCTAATTTGGACCTAGACACAGTCATGCAGCCAATCATACCCAATGCAATCAAAGTGTCGGCCCCCAACGAGAAAGCTCTGTCGAAATGCCAAAAGTATGTGCTTAGACATCAAGAGCTTGCCTCTGACGGGGAGATCGAGACCAAGTTGATCAAG GGCAATGTGTTCAAGACCAGAAGTGGTGGACAAGCTGTTCAGTTCACTGACATTGAGACACTGAAACAAGAGTGCCCAACAGCATCAAG tcgcAAGAGGCGTTCAGGGTCTGGAGAGGGATCAGCTCATATCGACGACATAGAAAACAGG GCTCCAGTGACAAGCACAAGTTCAATCCATGGCTATCAAAA ACGGAGAAAACCTTGA
- the LOC132962732 gene encoding kinesin-like protein KIF23 isoform X2 codes for MQRPGKGKTPRRPGPKKTSSVEKDPVGVYCRIRPLGAEDEECCIEMISSSTIQLHPPDGLKANRNGEYKETQYSFKKVFGINTSQIELFEDVAKPLVEDLVHSKNGLLFTYGVTGSGKTFTMTGSPGEGGLLPRCLDMLFNSIGPWQAKRFVFKPDDKNGMEIQNQVDALLERQKRDSQQSVPKTPSSRQKADPEIADMISSEEACKSDNVDEDCCYSVFVSYVEVYNNYIYDLLEDAPFDPIRPKPPQSKLLREDQNHNMYVAGCTEVEVKSTEEAFEVFWKGQKKRRIANTQLNRESSRSHSVFMVKLAQAPLDADGDHILQDKNQVNVSQLCLVDLAGSERTSRTRAEGSRLREAGNINQSLMTLRTCMEVLRENQMCGTNKMVPYRDSKVTHLFKNYFDGEGKVRMIVCVNPKADDYDETMLVMRFAEMTQEVEIARPVDRPICGLAAGRRHRNQVFRDELSRRLEERGGPNNADDQSLMSQLIESLPALPPCELADPADDMTLPRLIEVLERRHRIRQMMTEQFDKTATTLKSMIQQFDSQLNAKENFLHDQRSKLSEKDKVIINQRAELERLEKKSKTLEYKVDILQKTTDMYEQDKRSLQQELETREQRLHRELSERRRMEQRMQGVMTDTKLKWEKECERRVNAKQMEMQNKLWVKDEKLKQLKAIVTESGSGGVGFPVERQEKPERPSRGRDHNVAQRRSASPPPLPDISQTPSNQNRANVRAFQDLYPTPSSSSAYPSVASCISEWEHRVPVDSSSRARHVGTPQYRSRTPCQGTSSVGRRRGQLWAPDSEAPATTLVYGLNLEAGTRTSTPVHLMHRRSHSAGGEKWVDHKPTSNLDLDTVMQPIIPNAIKVSAPNEKALSKCQKYVLRHQELASDGEIETKLIKGNVFKTRSGGQAVQFTDIETLKQECPTASSRKRRSGSGEGSAHIDDIENRAPVTSTSSIHGYQKRRKP; via the exons atgcagAGACCGGG CAAAGGGAAAACTCCTCGGAGGCCGGGCCCAAAAAAGACTTCCAGCGTAGAGAAGGATCCTGTTGGA GTATACTGCCGTATCCGTCCTCTAGGAGCCGAAGATGAGGAATGTTGTATTGAGATGATCAGCAGCTCCACTATTCAGCTTCACCCTCCTGATGGCCTTAAAGCGAACCGCAACGGAGAATACAAAGAG acGCAGTACTCCTTTAAGAAAGTGTTTGGTATAAATACCAGTCAAATTGAGTTGTTTGAGGATGTTGCCAAGCCTCTGGTGGAAGACCTCGTTCATTCCAAGAACG gtcTGCTCTTTACATACGGTGTTACTGGAAGCGGTAAGACGTTCACCATGACTGGCTCACCCGGGGAAGGCGGATTACTCCCTCGCTGTCTGGACATGCTCTTCAACAGCATCGGACCCTGGCAGGCCAAACGATTT gTGTTCAAACCTGATGACAAAAATGGAATGGAGATCCAGAATCAAGTCGATGCTCTCCTAGAGAGACAGAAGCGGGACAGTCAGCAGTCCGTGCCCAAAACGCCATCGTCCAG GCAGAAGGCTGATCCAGAGATTGCAGATATGATCAGCTCAGAGGAGGCGTGTAAATCTGACAATGTGGATGAAGACTGCTGTTACAGCGTCTTTGTTTCCTACGTCGAGGTCTACAACAATTATATCTATGATCTCCTCGAAGATGCTCCATTTGACCCAATCAGACCTAA ACCACCTCAATCCAAACTTCTCCGAGAGGACCAGAATCACAACATGTATGTTGCCGGCTGCACAGAGGTCGAAGTGAAGTCCACAGAGGAGGCTTTTGAAGTGTTTTGGAAAG gccaaaagaaaaggaggatagCCAACACTCAACTAAATCGTGAATCCAGTCGCTCCcacagtgtgttcatggtgAAATTAGCCCAGGCTCCGCTTGATGCTGATGGGGATCACATTCTACAG GACAAAAACCAGGTGAACGTGAGCCAGCTGTGTTTGGTGGACCTGGCAGGCAGCGAGCGCACCAGCAGAACCCGGGCAGAGGGAAGCCGTCTCCGTGAAGCAG GAAATATTAACCAGTCCTTGATGACACTGCGCACATGTATGGAAGTCCTGCGTGAAAACCAGATGTGTGGAACTAATAAG ATGGTGCCATACAGGGACTCTAAAGTTACACACCTGTTTAAAAACTACTTTGATGGAGAAGGAAAAGTCCGGATGATTGTGTGTGTCAACCCAAAGGCTGATGATTATGATGAAACTATG CTGGTGATGCGTTTTGCTGAGATGACCCAGGAGGTGGAGATTGCTCGGCCAGTTGACCGGCCTATCTGTGGCCTTGCTGCTGGACGCAGACACAGAAACCAGGTCTTCAGAGATGAGCTGTCACGTCGCCTAGAAGAGAGGGGAGGTCCGAATAATGCCG ATGACCAAAGTTTAATGAGTCAGCTCATAGAAAGCCTTCCAGCCCTCCCTCCCTGTGAGCTGGCTGACCCAGCTGATGATATGACGTTGCCCCGCCTGATTGAGGTCCTGGAAAGGAGGCATCGAATCCGTCAGATGATGACAGAGCAGTTCGACAAAACTG CCACTACTCTGAAATCCATGATTCAGCAGTTTGACAGTCAGCTTAATGCAAAGGAGAACTTCCTTCATGACCAACGAAGCAAACTGAGTGAGAAAGACAAAGTCATCATCAACCAGAGAGCGGAGTTAGAACGactagaaaaaaaatccaaaacattaGAATATAAG GTCGATATCTTGCAGAAGACTACGGACATGTACGAACAGGACAAACGCTCCCTTCAGCAGGAGCTGGAGACCCGGGAGCAGAGGCTGCATAGAGAGCTGTCAGAGAGGAGGCGCATGGAGCAGCGCATGCAGGGGGTGATGACAGACACCAAACTCAAGTGGGAGAAGGAGTGT GAGAGGCGGGTAAATGCCAAGCAGATGGAGATGCAGAACAAGTTGTGGGTGAAGGATGAAAAGCTGAAGCAGCTCAAGGCCATAGTGACGGAAAGTGGCAGTGGGGGTGTTGGCTTTCCCGTCGAGCGCCAAGAGAAGCCTGAGAGGCCTTCGAGAGGGAGGGATCACAACGTGGCTCAGAGGAGGTCTGCCTCGCCGCCGCCACTTCCT GACATCAGCCAAACTCCTTCCAACCAAAATCGAGCCAATGTCAGGGCATTTCAGGACCTTTACCCCacaccttcctcctcttcagcctATCCTTCTGTAGCCTCTTGCATCTCTGAATGGGAGCACAGGGTCCCTGTAGACTCAAGCAGCAGAGCTAGGCATGTTGGGACTCCGCAATACAGGAGCCGGACTCCCTGCCAAGGCACCAGCAGCGTGGGTCGCAGGAGAGGCCAGCTCTGGGCCCCTGACTCTGAGGCCCCAGCTACGACTCTTGTCTATGGGTTAAACCTAGAAGCAGGCACaagg ACGTCCACTCCGGTTCATCTGATGCACAGGCGCTCACACTCTGCGGGTGGGGAGAAATGGGTAGACCACAAACCAACTTCTAATTTGGACCTAGACACAGTCATGCAGCCAATCATACCCAATGCAATCAAAGTGTCGGCCCCCAACGAGAAAGCTCTGTCGAAATGCCAAAAGTATGTGCTTAGACATCAAGAGCTTGCCTCTGACGGGGAGATCGAGACCAAGTTGATCAAG GGCAATGTGTTCAAGACCAGAAGTGGTGGACAAGCTGTTCAGTTCACTGACATTGAGACACTGAAACAAGAGTGCCCAACAGCATCAAG tcgcAAGAGGCGTTCAGGGTCTGGAGAGGGATCAGCTCATATCGACGACATAGAAAACAGG GCTCCAGTGACAAGCACAAGTTCAATCCATGGCTATCAAAA ACGGAGAAAACCTTGA
- the LOC132962732 gene encoding kinesin-like protein KIF23 isoform X6 codes for MQRPGKGKTPRRPGPKKTSSVEKDPVGVYCRIRPLGAEDEECCIEMISSSTIQLHPPDGLKANRNGEYKETQYSFKKVFGINTSQIELFEDVAKPLVEDLVHSKNGLLFTYGVTGSGKTFTMTGSPGEGGLLPRCLDMLFNSIGPWQAKRFVFKPDDKNGMEIQNQVDALLERQKRDSQQSVPKTPSSRQKADPEIADMISSEEACKSDNVDEDCCYSVFVSYVEVYNNYIYDLLEDAPFDPIRPKWLGGGTPVRNNEFIPPQSKLLREDQNHNMYVAGCTEVEVKSTEEAFEVFWKGQKKRRIANTQLNRESSRSHSVFMVKLAQAPLDADGDHILQDKNQVNVSQLCLVDLAGSERTSRTRAEGSRLREAGNINQSLMTLRTCMEVLRENQMCGTNKMVPYRDSKVTHLFKNYFDGEGKVRMIVCVNPKADDYDETMLVMRFAEMTQEVEIARPVDRPICGLAAGRRHRNQVFRDELSRRLEERGGPNNADDQSLMSQLIESLPALPPCELADPADDMTLPRLIEVLERRHRIRQMMTEQFDKTATTLKSMIQQFDSQLNAKENFLHDQRSKLSEKDKVIINQRAELERLEKKSKTLEYKVDILQKTTDMYEQDKRSLQQELETREQRLHRELSERRRMEQRMQGVMTDTKLKWEKECERRVNAKQMEMQNKLWVKDEKLKQLKAIVTESGSGGVGFPVERQEKPERPSRGRDHNVAQRRSASPPPLPGNVFKTRSGGQAVQFTDIETLKQECPTASSRKRRSGSGEGSAHIDDIENRAPVTSTSSIHGYQKRRKP; via the exons atgcagAGACCGGG CAAAGGGAAAACTCCTCGGAGGCCGGGCCCAAAAAAGACTTCCAGCGTAGAGAAGGATCCTGTTGGA GTATACTGCCGTATCCGTCCTCTAGGAGCCGAAGATGAGGAATGTTGTATTGAGATGATCAGCAGCTCCACTATTCAGCTTCACCCTCCTGATGGCCTTAAAGCGAACCGCAACGGAGAATACAAAGAG acGCAGTACTCCTTTAAGAAAGTGTTTGGTATAAATACCAGTCAAATTGAGTTGTTTGAGGATGTTGCCAAGCCTCTGGTGGAAGACCTCGTTCATTCCAAGAACG gtcTGCTCTTTACATACGGTGTTACTGGAAGCGGTAAGACGTTCACCATGACTGGCTCACCCGGGGAAGGCGGATTACTCCCTCGCTGTCTGGACATGCTCTTCAACAGCATCGGACCCTGGCAGGCCAAACGATTT gTGTTCAAACCTGATGACAAAAATGGAATGGAGATCCAGAATCAAGTCGATGCTCTCCTAGAGAGACAGAAGCGGGACAGTCAGCAGTCCGTGCCCAAAACGCCATCGTCCAG GCAGAAGGCTGATCCAGAGATTGCAGATATGATCAGCTCAGAGGAGGCGTGTAAATCTGACAATGTGGATGAAGACTGCTGTTACAGCGTCTTTGTTTCCTACGTCGAGGTCTACAACAATTATATCTATGATCTCCTCGAAGATGCTCCATTTGACCCAATCAGACCTAA GTGGCTCGGTGGAGGCACGCCTGTACGGAATAATGAGTTCAT ACCACCTCAATCCAAACTTCTCCGAGAGGACCAGAATCACAACATGTATGTTGCCGGCTGCACAGAGGTCGAAGTGAAGTCCACAGAGGAGGCTTTTGAAGTGTTTTGGAAAG gccaaaagaaaaggaggatagCCAACACTCAACTAAATCGTGAATCCAGTCGCTCCcacagtgtgttcatggtgAAATTAGCCCAGGCTCCGCTTGATGCTGATGGGGATCACATTCTACAG GACAAAAACCAGGTGAACGTGAGCCAGCTGTGTTTGGTGGACCTGGCAGGCAGCGAGCGCACCAGCAGAACCCGGGCAGAGGGAAGCCGTCTCCGTGAAGCAG GAAATATTAACCAGTCCTTGATGACACTGCGCACATGTATGGAAGTCCTGCGTGAAAACCAGATGTGTGGAACTAATAAG ATGGTGCCATACAGGGACTCTAAAGTTACACACCTGTTTAAAAACTACTTTGATGGAGAAGGAAAAGTCCGGATGATTGTGTGTGTCAACCCAAAGGCTGATGATTATGATGAAACTATG CTGGTGATGCGTTTTGCTGAGATGACCCAGGAGGTGGAGATTGCTCGGCCAGTTGACCGGCCTATCTGTGGCCTTGCTGCTGGACGCAGACACAGAAACCAGGTCTTCAGAGATGAGCTGTCACGTCGCCTAGAAGAGAGGGGAGGTCCGAATAATGCCG ATGACCAAAGTTTAATGAGTCAGCTCATAGAAAGCCTTCCAGCCCTCCCTCCCTGTGAGCTGGCTGACCCAGCTGATGATATGACGTTGCCCCGCCTGATTGAGGTCCTGGAAAGGAGGCATCGAATCCGTCAGATGATGACAGAGCAGTTCGACAAAACTG CCACTACTCTGAAATCCATGATTCAGCAGTTTGACAGTCAGCTTAATGCAAAGGAGAACTTCCTTCATGACCAACGAAGCAAACTGAGTGAGAAAGACAAAGTCATCATCAACCAGAGAGCGGAGTTAGAACGactagaaaaaaaatccaaaacattaGAATATAAG GTCGATATCTTGCAGAAGACTACGGACATGTACGAACAGGACAAACGCTCCCTTCAGCAGGAGCTGGAGACCCGGGAGCAGAGGCTGCATAGAGAGCTGTCAGAGAGGAGGCGCATGGAGCAGCGCATGCAGGGGGTGATGACAGACACCAAACTCAAGTGGGAGAAGGAGTGT GAGAGGCGGGTAAATGCCAAGCAGATGGAGATGCAGAACAAGTTGTGGGTGAAGGATGAAAAGCTGAAGCAGCTCAAGGCCATAGTGACGGAAAGTGGCAGTGGGGGTGTTGGCTTTCCCGTCGAGCGCCAAGAGAAGCCTGAGAGGCCTTCGAGAGGGAGGGATCACAACGTGGCTCAGAGGAGGTCTGCCTCGCCGCCGCCACTTCCT GGCAATGTGTTCAAGACCAGAAGTGGTGGACAAGCTGTTCAGTTCACTGACATTGAGACACTGAAACAAGAGTGCCCAACAGCATCAAG tcgcAAGAGGCGTTCAGGGTCTGGAGAGGGATCAGCTCATATCGACGACATAGAAAACAGG GCTCCAGTGACAAGCACAAGTTCAATCCATGGCTATCAAAA ACGGAGAAAACCTTGA
- the LOC132962732 gene encoding kinesin-like protein KIF23 isoform X4 → MQRPGKGKTPRRPGPKKTSSVEKDPVGVYCRIRPLGAEDEECCIEMISSSTIQLHPPDGLKANRNGEYKETQYSFKKVFGINTSQIELFEDVAKPLVEDLVHSKNGLLFTYGVTGSGKTFTMTGSPGEGGLLPRCLDMLFNSIGPWQAKRFVFKPDDKNGMEIQNQVDALLERQKRDSQQSVPKTPSSRQKADPEIADMISSEEACKSDNVDEDCCYSVFVSYVEVYNNYIYDLLEDAPFDPIRPKWLGGGTPVRNNEFIPPQSKLLREDQNHNMYVAGCTEVEVKSTEEAFEVFWKGQKKRRIANTQLNRESSRSHSVFMVKLAQAPLDADGDHILQDKNQVNVSQLCLVDLAGSERTSRTRAEGSRLREAGNINQSLMTLRTCMEVLRENQMCGTNKMVPYRDSKVTHLFKNYFDGEGKVRMIVCVNPKADDYDETMLVMRFAEMTQEVEIARPVDRPICGLAAGRRHRNQVFRDELSRRLEERGGPNNADDQSLMSQLIESLPALPPCELADPADDMTLPRLIEVLERRHRIRQMMTEQFDKTATTLKSMIQQFDSQLNAKENFLHDQRSKLSEKDKVIINQRAELERLEKKSKTLEYKVDILQKTTDMYEQDKRSLQQELETREQRLHRELSERRRMEQRMQGVMTDTKLKWEKECERRVNAKQMEMQNKLWVKDEKLKQLKAIVTESGSGGVGFPVERQEKPERPSRGRDHNVAQRRSASPPPLPTSTPVHLMHRRSHSAGGEKWVDHKPTSNLDLDTVMQPIIPNAIKVSAPNEKALSKCQKYVLRHQELASDGEIETKLIKGNVFKTRSGGQAVQFTDIETLKQECPTASSRKRRSGSGEGSAHIDDIENRAPVTSTSSIHGYQKRRKP, encoded by the exons atgcagAGACCGGG CAAAGGGAAAACTCCTCGGAGGCCGGGCCCAAAAAAGACTTCCAGCGTAGAGAAGGATCCTGTTGGA GTATACTGCCGTATCCGTCCTCTAGGAGCCGAAGATGAGGAATGTTGTATTGAGATGATCAGCAGCTCCACTATTCAGCTTCACCCTCCTGATGGCCTTAAAGCGAACCGCAACGGAGAATACAAAGAG acGCAGTACTCCTTTAAGAAAGTGTTTGGTATAAATACCAGTCAAATTGAGTTGTTTGAGGATGTTGCCAAGCCTCTGGTGGAAGACCTCGTTCATTCCAAGAACG gtcTGCTCTTTACATACGGTGTTACTGGAAGCGGTAAGACGTTCACCATGACTGGCTCACCCGGGGAAGGCGGATTACTCCCTCGCTGTCTGGACATGCTCTTCAACAGCATCGGACCCTGGCAGGCCAAACGATTT gTGTTCAAACCTGATGACAAAAATGGAATGGAGATCCAGAATCAAGTCGATGCTCTCCTAGAGAGACAGAAGCGGGACAGTCAGCAGTCCGTGCCCAAAACGCCATCGTCCAG GCAGAAGGCTGATCCAGAGATTGCAGATATGATCAGCTCAGAGGAGGCGTGTAAATCTGACAATGTGGATGAAGACTGCTGTTACAGCGTCTTTGTTTCCTACGTCGAGGTCTACAACAATTATATCTATGATCTCCTCGAAGATGCTCCATTTGACCCAATCAGACCTAA GTGGCTCGGTGGAGGCACGCCTGTACGGAATAATGAGTTCAT ACCACCTCAATCCAAACTTCTCCGAGAGGACCAGAATCACAACATGTATGTTGCCGGCTGCACAGAGGTCGAAGTGAAGTCCACAGAGGAGGCTTTTGAAGTGTTTTGGAAAG gccaaaagaaaaggaggatagCCAACACTCAACTAAATCGTGAATCCAGTCGCTCCcacagtgtgttcatggtgAAATTAGCCCAGGCTCCGCTTGATGCTGATGGGGATCACATTCTACAG GACAAAAACCAGGTGAACGTGAGCCAGCTGTGTTTGGTGGACCTGGCAGGCAGCGAGCGCACCAGCAGAACCCGGGCAGAGGGAAGCCGTCTCCGTGAAGCAG GAAATATTAACCAGTCCTTGATGACACTGCGCACATGTATGGAAGTCCTGCGTGAAAACCAGATGTGTGGAACTAATAAG ATGGTGCCATACAGGGACTCTAAAGTTACACACCTGTTTAAAAACTACTTTGATGGAGAAGGAAAAGTCCGGATGATTGTGTGTGTCAACCCAAAGGCTGATGATTATGATGAAACTATG CTGGTGATGCGTTTTGCTGAGATGACCCAGGAGGTGGAGATTGCTCGGCCAGTTGACCGGCCTATCTGTGGCCTTGCTGCTGGACGCAGACACAGAAACCAGGTCTTCAGAGATGAGCTGTCACGTCGCCTAGAAGAGAGGGGAGGTCCGAATAATGCCG ATGACCAAAGTTTAATGAGTCAGCTCATAGAAAGCCTTCCAGCCCTCCCTCCCTGTGAGCTGGCTGACCCAGCTGATGATATGACGTTGCCCCGCCTGATTGAGGTCCTGGAAAGGAGGCATCGAATCCGTCAGATGATGACAGAGCAGTTCGACAAAACTG CCACTACTCTGAAATCCATGATTCAGCAGTTTGACAGTCAGCTTAATGCAAAGGAGAACTTCCTTCATGACCAACGAAGCAAACTGAGTGAGAAAGACAAAGTCATCATCAACCAGAGAGCGGAGTTAGAACGactagaaaaaaaatccaaaacattaGAATATAAG GTCGATATCTTGCAGAAGACTACGGACATGTACGAACAGGACAAACGCTCCCTTCAGCAGGAGCTGGAGACCCGGGAGCAGAGGCTGCATAGAGAGCTGTCAGAGAGGAGGCGCATGGAGCAGCGCATGCAGGGGGTGATGACAGACACCAAACTCAAGTGGGAGAAGGAGTGT GAGAGGCGGGTAAATGCCAAGCAGATGGAGATGCAGAACAAGTTGTGGGTGAAGGATGAAAAGCTGAAGCAGCTCAAGGCCATAGTGACGGAAAGTGGCAGTGGGGGTGTTGGCTTTCCCGTCGAGCGCCAAGAGAAGCCTGAGAGGCCTTCGAGAGGGAGGGATCACAACGTGGCTCAGAGGAGGTCTGCCTCGCCGCCGCCACTTCCT ACGTCCACTCCGGTTCATCTGATGCACAGGCGCTCACACTCTGCGGGTGGGGAGAAATGGGTAGACCACAAACCAACTTCTAATTTGGACCTAGACACAGTCATGCAGCCAATCATACCCAATGCAATCAAAGTGTCGGCCCCCAACGAGAAAGCTCTGTCGAAATGCCAAAAGTATGTGCTTAGACATCAAGAGCTTGCCTCTGACGGGGAGATCGAGACCAAGTTGATCAAG GGCAATGTGTTCAAGACCAGAAGTGGTGGACAAGCTGTTCAGTTCACTGACATTGAGACACTGAAACAAGAGTGCCCAACAGCATCAAG tcgcAAGAGGCGTTCAGGGTCTGGAGAGGGATCAGCTCATATCGACGACATAGAAAACAGG GCTCCAGTGACAAGCACAAGTTCAATCCATGGCTATCAAAA ACGGAGAAAACCTTGA